A genomic stretch from Hemicordylus capensis ecotype Gifberg chromosome 1, rHemCap1.1.pri, whole genome shotgun sequence includes:
- the TBPL1 gene encoding TATA box-binding protein-like 1 — protein MEAESDVALDILITNVVCVFRTRCHLNLRKIALEGANVIYKRDVGKVLMKLRKPRITATIWSSGKVICTGATSEEEAKLGARRLARSLQKLGFQVIFTDFKVVNVLAVCNMPFEIRLPEFTKNNRPHASYEPELHPAVCYRIKSLRATLQIFSTGSITVTGPNVKAVATAVEQIYPFVFESRKEIL, from the exons ATGGAAGCTGAGAGTGATGTTGCATTGGACATTTTAATCACAAATGTAGTTTGTGTCTTCCGAACAAGATGCCATTTAAACTTGCGAAAAATAGCATTAGAGGGAGCAAATGTAATATACAAGCGTGATGTTGGG AAAGTATTAATGAAGCTTAGGAAACCCAGGATTACAGCAACTATTTGGTCCTCAGGGAAAGTAATTTGCACAGGAGCTACAAG TGAAGAAGAAGCTAAACTTGGTGCCAGACGATTAGCCCGTAGTCTGCAGAAACTaggttttcag GTGATTTTTACAGATTTTAAAGTTGTCAATGTTTTAGCAGTATGCAACATGCCGTTTGAAATCAGATTGCCAGAATTCACAAAAAACAACAGACCCCATGCTAG TTATGAACCAGAGCTTCATCCTGCAGTGTGCTACAGAATAAAATCTCTCAGAGCTACTCTACAGATTTTTTCAACAGGAAGTATCACAGTTACAG GGCCAAATGTAAAGGCTGTTGCCACTGCAGTGGAACAGATTTATCCATTTGTGTTTGAAAGCAGGAAAGAAATTTTATAA